In Acetivibrio cellulolyticus CD2, the sequence AGTATTTTTCTGCGGTTTTCAGCGACTATTATCTTTTTGAAAAGCTGTATGGTATTGATTATAAAGAAAAGGATGGGGATATCGCCAGGTACTTAAAATTGCTCCGGATTGAAGACAAAATTGAGATAACCGATGGAGAATTAAGCACGGTAAAACTTTCTACCGGGCAAAGAAAAAGGCTGGGGCTTATGATATCTTATCTTGAAGACCGCCCCATAATTCTTTTGGATGAGTGGGCAGCAGACCAGGATCCGGAATTCAGAAAGTTTTTTTACATGTCACTGCTCCCGGCTTTAAAAGAACAGGGCAAAATTGTGATTGCCATAACTCATGATGACAGGTATTTCAATACAGCAGATAAAGTTATTAAGATGGAATTTGGAACAGTTATAGAACAAAGCGTAAACAAGGATGCGGAACAGAAGGATAGCTGTGTTTTTGCCCTTGGATGATTGCAAATATTAATTTTTGTTAATTATTCTTGAATTATATAAACACTAGCATTATAATCTAGAAAATGTCGTAAATTACAATTTTGAGAAAGGGTGATGTATATGTTAAGAAAAGTATCTTCGATTTTGATTGTTTGCCTCATGGTATTTAGTGTTTCAGTAAACGCTTTTGCTTCCGGAATGGATGATAAAGGTAATAGAAACACTAAAAATTATGTCTCAGATAGTAGAAGGCTAGAAAATAACGCAAAAATTGATGCTGAACGCAAGTTGGCTGATTTACGGTGTAAAAAGCATATATCAAAAGATGACTTGGAAATCAAAAGAAATCTTGAGGAATACTTGAATGCTTGTGCTGATTATAGAAACTTTCACGGTTCCGTTCTTGTAAAAAAAGATGGCAGAGTGATTCTGGCAAATGGTTATGGAATGGCGGACTATGAGAATAATATACCAAACATGCCGAATACTCGATTTGCAATAGCATCTATGACAAAGCAGTTCACAGCCATGGCTATTTTGCAGCTTTATGAAAATGGAAAGCTAAATCTTGACGATAAGCTTTCAAAATATATAACCGATTTTGCTAGGGGAGAAGAAATTACAATCCATCAGTTGCTTACTCACACTTCAGGTATAACAAATTACACCATGTTGCCTGAATTTTGGACTATGGATAAAAAAGATCTTAATTTGGATAGTATAATTAGTATGATAAAGGACAAACCTCTCGATTTTAACCCTGGGGAGAGCTGGAATTACAGCAATTCAGGATATGTATTGCTTGGCTATATTGTAGAGAATATAACAGGAAATAGCCTTGAGAAGTATATGGAAAAAAACATTTTTAAGCCACTTAAAATGAAGGACACCGGGGTGTGTTACAAAAATGACAAAAAGATGATAAAAACTGTTGCATATGACGGCTTTTTAGACATTGTCCCCATAGATGATTCGTTTGCTTTGAATGGTTTATTCGGTGCAGGGTATTTGTATTCAACGGTTGAAGATATTAATCGTTGGGACAAGGCTTTAAATTCCGATAAATTGGTCAGCAAAAATACTATGGATCTGATTTTCACTCCCCATGTTGAAATTGCACCTGATAATTACTATGGATATGGATGGGTTATTGTCGGAGATGGAGCTGATAAAGAAATCTATCATGATGGGTCTGTACCTGGTTTCAGTTCTATAATTTCGAGATTCGTGGATAGGGATACAAGTATTATAATTCTAAGTAACAACAGTACAGCTGGTTCAGGGATATACGACATCAAGAATGATTTAAACTCTATACTGCTTGGACAGGATGTGGAATTACCTGTTGAGAAAAAATCAATAACTTTAGATACAGAAATACTTGACGGCCTAACTGGTACATATGAAGTTGCACCTGGTATAAACTTTACAATTTCAAGGGAAGAAAACCATTTATATGCTCAATTAACCGGCCAGGAAAAGTATGAAATATTCGCTAAATCAGAAACTCAGTTCTTTTATAGAATTGTTGATGCGGAGATTTCTTTCACAAGGGATGAGAACGGGCAAGTAATAGGGTTGGTATTGCACCAGTTGGGAATGGAGATTCCGGGACAAAAGATTACAGATTCCGAAGCTGAAACGGTTCAACCTGCGGCTTGAGTATAATGAGAAAATGTTTCGAAAAAAGTTTTCAACCTGACAAAGCACCGGGTAACACCCGGTGCTTATATTATAGCCTTTTATCCTCTATTTTTTACTAATACTGCTCTTGATTGAATTGATATCCTTTTCATAATCATTTTTTATGATTTGTTCCATATTATCCAAAGCAGTTTTCGCATCACCTTCATTGCTTTCAATAAAATCTTCTATTCTTTCATTCCACCAACCAAAAAGCTTTGCATCCATAGGAGTAGCAAATACTAAAGGGGTTTTTTCACGTAGCTTTTCGTAAAGTTTATTAGAGTATTGACCTCCAAGGAAATCGCTCTGAACATTAAGTTTGCTTTCATAATCTTCCCTTTCGCGTTGAACCACTAACTTTACAAATTCCCAAGCTAATTCCTTATTTTTACTCTGACTGGTAATTGCAAGTGCTGGAGACCCATTTGTAGAGTAAACACCTAAAGGTAGCCTTGTGACCTTCCATTTTCCTTTTGTCTCCGGAGCCCATTGATTCAGGAGATATTCACCCCAACACCCAAATTGAACCATTACTATCTCACCATTTTTTATCGCCTCTTGACCACCTGCATCCCAGATAGTTTTTGATATCGCAAGTCCTTCATTCTTTATACGTCTTGTCAAATCCAGTGCAATTTCATACTTATCAGTATTCCGTACAAAATTTAAATCTTTATCAAAAAATCCTTGTCCTGATGAAACCATATTTATTGTATCGTTACTCCATTGGAAAACCCATTTATTATTCTTTTTCAATTCTTTGACCATTCCAAACCATTTTTCCGGATCTTCCATAAAATTGCCCAGTTCCTCAGGATCAGTCGGAAATCCATACTGCTCAAGAATATCAGTACGGTAATACAAAACTGAAGGACTATGATACAATGGAAGTGCCAGGAGCTTTTTATCATCGAATGTCATTGTCCAGCTTAACTGATGGTCAGCAAATTTATGCAAGTCATTATTGGCATTATAGGGAGCCTGCAGTAGATTTTCAAGACCTTCTATAAAATTGAATTGCCCCATTGTGTCACTAAACAATAATAATGCATCCGGTGCTGTCCCTGATGCAATAGCACTAAGATACTTTTCAGCAGCATTTCCCTCTATAGTTTGAAATTCTATAGTTTTTCCGGGGTGACTTTTCTCAAACTCATCTTTATATGGCAGCCAATCCTGATAATACCCCCATACGCTGATTTTATCAGAATTACTGGAATTTGCATCGGGAGTTTTTGCCGGTTCAATACTATTAATAGGTTCAGTGCTATTGCGCGGTTGTAAGTCAACTTGTTTGTTTTCTGCATCATTAAATTTAACTGAGTTACAGGATACAAGCAGTGATGCCATTAACATTAAAAGCATATACCTAAACAGTTTTCTCATACTCTTACCTCCAGTTTTTTGAGTGTTATCGGAATTACATATCGCAATGGTAACTGCAAACAAAGTGGTATACATGCTGAGATAAAAGAGTAAAATAATACCTTCTAAAACCATCCCTTATCAATTGATATTGATTTTTTTCTTTCCTCCAGAAATACGAGAAACTGCGCAGGAGGAACAGGTTTGCTGAAAAAATACCCCTGCAGTTCGTCACATCCCATTTTTCTTAAACAGTTCACACTTTCGATAGTCTCAACTCCTTCGGCAGTTACCTTCAAATTAATATCCTTTGCCAACCTCAAAACAGACTTAATAACTGCAACATTATGTTTATCAAAAGGTATATTGCTAACAAATAATTTATCCAGCTTTAGCCCTGTAATTGGAAGCCCTTTGAGTGCTGACAGTGAAGAATATCCCATACCGAAATCATCAATTGAAATGCTTAACCCCATATTTCTGATACTCGTCAACTCCTTAATAACCAGTTCCTTGTTTTCAATATTCAACCCTTCGGTTATCTCCAATTCCAGACATTCAGGATCTAATCCTGTTTCATTGATAATATTTTGGAGTAATAAAGACAAGTCATTATTTTTAAACTGAATCGGCGAGCAGTTTACGGATATTCTCAGCTTATCATATCCTGCTCTTTTCCATTCCATCATTTGTCTGGCTGCTTCTCGCAATGCCCATTCTCCAATAGGTATAATAAGTCCTGTCTTTTCAGCAAGAGAAATAAATCTATCTGGTGATATCAACCCATTTTCGGGATCATGCCAACGAATTAATGCCTCTGCACCTATAAGCATTCCGGACTTTGCATCAATCTTTGGCTGATAATATAATGCAAAATCATTATTTTTAAGTGCCCGGTGCATACCATTCTCAATTCGCATTTTGTCCGGTATACCCAAACTATTGATCTGGGAATAAAAACAATACTTATTCCCACCGTGCTCTTTTGCCGAATACATTGCTATATCTGCGTTTTTAATAATATCACTTATCCCATCACCATCATAAGGATACACACTTATTCCAAGGCTTCCTCCGATAAACACTTCCTTACCTTCCAGCCAAAAAGGTTTCTTCAGCGAATCAATTAAGGATATGGCAACACTTTCGATTTCACTCATATTAAGCCCATTAAGTACAGTTACAAACTCATCGCCACCTAAACGGGCTATAAAAAAATTATTACTGTCAAGACCTGATAACGCTTTATTCATCCTTTCAGCAACCGAATTCAGCAGTAAATCTCCAGCAGCATGCCCCATTGTATCATTAACTTGCTTAAACCTGTCCAAGTCAATCATTATAACTGCAGTATCTTCAATATTGTTCGATTCAGACTGTTTTTTATCTTCAATTATCAGTTTTAAATGATTTGTAAAATTCGACCTGTTTGGAAGACCTGTTAGATTATCATAATATGCTAATTGCTGAAGTTTTTGTTCTGATTGTAGAAGTTGATATGTTCTTTTTTCCAATTCTCCATACATTTTTCGGTAATCGGATATCATTCCTGTTAAATCCTCAGACATCACTTTAAAATTTGACGTAAGAACTTTAAGCTCAAATATATTGGTATCAGGCCATTCAATCTTTTCCTGGGATCTTAGCTTTTCAGTAAGTCCGGTACTCTCATTCATAAGCCTTCCCAGATACTGAAGAACAATTCTGTTCATCGCTAATATAAGTATGGATATTAATATCAAAAATAATGATATAACACGAACATGTGATAAATATGTATTAAAATATTCAGCTCTGTAATTTTTTATAGGTAATATTGCAACCATTTTATAATTATAAAATTCAGATTCATACATATAAAGAGCACCATCTGAATCATACAAAAGGCCGGATATACTTTTTAAATCGGGCTGCCACATGAAAAATCCTTCTGATATGTACCTGAATTTCCCTCCATTTGTCAAATTATAATAAAACTCATCTTCGGCTAAATCACCAGGAACAAGAACCTTCTCATTCTTGTCGATTACTTGTATATTTAATGGTATTGATGCAGTACTTATTTTTATCAAATCTTCAATACGTCCCATTTGTATTATTGATTTGAGATTAAGTGCTCTTAAGTCTTCATACGACCAATTTGATATCTCTTCAATTATTTTATTGACAGTATTTTTGGTGCTGTCATAAGCATTAATCTCTATTCTTTTTTCGTAATTTCTACCATCAAGAACTGTATATACTATGAATGGACCCAATATTCCTGTAATAGCTATATAAATTAAATAAGTTGCAATTGTGTGATACTTAACAGATACATTTTCAAATCCACATAATCTCTCAAAAGGAATATATGAAGTAAGTATGTCTACCAATACTGAGTTAAATATTCCATTTGCAGCACACATGAAAATAAGGGAATATGTTTCATTATTTATTAATCCCGTTAATGAATATTGCGTAGCCAGTATAGTCATGCTCCCTATAAATATCCAATATAATACATCCCAAACCACCAAAAACTTTTTCTTTCTATCATAAATCAAACATACGAATGCAACTTCCATAAAGCTTAATATAGGCTGTACTCCATGATTAAAAAACGCATATTCCAAGCCGTTAACTGCTGCAACAGCAAATAAAGCTCCCTTTGATCCATAAACCTTTAAAATCAATAGAAAAAAGATACTGCTTATCATATAATCTATCTCAAAAATTATATGTATGCCAGCAATTCTTCCTAAAAACGCCAAAAAAGTCAACAGAATAAACATTATTAATTTTTTAATAAAGATTTTATTGATAATTCTACTAAAATTAAACAAATCTTGCCCCCGTGAGTTTTACATAAATTTGTACCTTTAAAAAATCTTGATCATATGACATGGATGCAATAAAATGTATTTTTTGTTTAAGCTGGAACGATGAAGAATTGATAATTAATTATATACACAATACTCTGTGATTATATCATTCATATGCCTGCCAAAATATTAGTAAGATTTGCATGAGTTGTAGCAACTAAGTGTCGATTACTCAATGATAGGCTAAATTAGCGCTAATGAATTTTTTTTCTTAACATAATTATTCGATGTGCGTAGAAAAGATTCCTTCTTGATTTTTCATTTTGACTGGTTAAATTAAATAGGATAAATGTGAGGAAATTTGATAGTTGAAAAACATTATAAAGACAATGAAAAAATAGCTTCAGCAAAAAGGCGGAAGTTATTTTTTCATTCATGTAATAATTTAATTTCTAACTATTTTTAACATGTTTGTATCTATTTATTAACAGAAAATTTATATTGGCTGTATTTCATAGTAAGATTAGTGATTTTTATGTAGTAAGTTCCGGATGACAAACCAATTTTTCTAGAAGAATCATTTGAATCAAATTCTAATAAATTGGATTCATAAATAAACTCTTCTTGAGATTCAGAAGTTGCTTTATATAGTTCTATATCCATAGTAGAAGCATCAGTGTCCCTTGTCATATTGGTATAAAAACAGAAGAAAAAAGAAGGTATTCTAACTTAAATGTGTCAGAATAAACGAGAAAGAATAAAAACATTAAAGACAGAAGGGGAAAAATAAGTTAGAATTAAAATGTCGAATAATAGAAAAATTAAGCGGTTGTTTGGTAAGTAAAAGACGAACTACAATAGATAGGTCAACTTTCATAGGAAGTTATCCGGCTAAGCATAATCTCGCCTTTTCAAAATCACGTTAAGACCGTAAGAGTATTATTAACAAATTAATAATAAATTGAGGTGACCATGATATTAAATCAAGATTATCATGTGGACATCACTAAAAAGCGAACAAAAGGTATATGCATTAAATGGTATACCTAACTTTTATTTAGCCTCATTTGAATTAAGTAAAATAGGCAAAAACAAAGGGATAGAGATGACCGAAGCTTTTATGTCGCCTTAAACAATTGTAGAACTACATGTTAATTATGTCAACTTCTGTCTTCTTAATAAATACTATCATAAGGGCAACAAATACTATTTTAAATATTTTAATTATAGATATAGAGTTTTAAAAAGGGAGGATTTACAATTAATGAAGAGTAAGCGTAATTTTTTAGCAATACTAATATTATTAGTTTTGCTAACTAATCAAATCTTTAGTGTGTATGCAGGTGTAATTGAACCGCAAAATCCAGAGGTTTATACTCAGGAAATTAAATCGGATGTAAATTCAGATTCAAATTCCCAAACTGTATCTGGAGATACTTTAGAATCAAATTCTGAAACCAAAACAGGGGAAACTTCAGAACAAAATTCTAAAGTCGAATTAGAATCAATTTCAGATCCAAATTCCAAACCTACATCAGACCAAACTTCAGAGATAAAATTAGTAGACATAACAAAAAGCGGAACTACTGATAATGACATTACTGTTGGGAGAAGTGTATATGGAGAAAGTGCAAATCCTGTTAGTGAATCGACTTTGATAGAAAAACCTATGTTTATGTCTGAGATTGAGGAACAAGTGGATGAGGAGGCTCCTACAGCACCTTCACATTTATCATCTGATTCAAACACAGGTACTTCTATTGATTTGTCATGGTTAGGTTCTACTGACAATGTTGGAGTAGCAAAATACGAGGTATACGAAGGCATATCTGTAGTCAAAGCAGTGTATGGCGGAGAAACTTCGTGTACAATAACCGGTTTATCCGCTGACGGTGAATACAATTTTAGAGTCCGGGCAAAAGACGCAGCAGGAAACATTTCGAAATTAAGCAATACATTAATTGTTAACCTTAAAGATAGTGTACATATTGCGGCAGATACAACATTTTATGAAGACAGAATCTATCAGAATTTATATATAGATAGTGGGACAATTAACTTAAATGGTTACAAATTAATTGTAAGAGGTAATCTTATACAATCTAATGGTGTGATGTATGTTAATAACGGGCAGTTAGATGTACATGGAGATTACAGAATTCAGAAGGAAAACCTACAGACGAACGGAACTGTAAGTTACAGCTATAGTAGCGGTTACCTTAGAATGAATAATGAAAAGGATAGAGTTACTGTGGGAGGCAGCTTTATTGATGACTCACGTTATAGTCATAGTGGTTATTTAACGGCTGGGTTACTTGAGATAAAAGGTGATTTCACACAAAAGTCAACATACCGATACTCTAATATTGACAATTTCTACGCAACGAGCAATCACAAAACAGTCTTAAGTGGAAGCGATTTGCAGACTGTTAGTTTTGAAGATGCTATATCAAAATTTGCCGTATTAGAAATAAAGAACTATTCTGAAGAAGGTATAAAATTAACCTGTATATTAAGTGCTGATAAGCTTATAGATAATGGCTGTAAAATAGAAAGTCCAAACTCCGAAAAGGTAGGTTGGAAGCTGACGAAAGATGAGACCTATGATGGTGATTTATATCTAGGGGCAGGAATACTGGATTTGAATGGTTATCAGCTAACTGTTAAGGGAAGACTGATACAATCAGGAGGAACCATAGATATAAATGAAGGTAAGTTGTTTGTTGAAGGCGATTATAGATTGCAGTCAGAGACTAAAAACAGTACTGGTAGCATATCTTACGGTTATAGCAACGGTTATTTGAAAATGGAAAATGAGCAGGACTATGTAAACATAGCTGGAGATTTCATAACACAGTCTCAGTGTGATCACACCGGATACTTGAAAGCAGGTGTTCTTGAAGTTAAAGGAGATTTTAATGAGTTGATTTATAACTCTTCATATAATAACTTTAAGCCAACAGGAACTCATAAGACTATCTTAAACGGTGCAGAACCACAAACTGTTAAATTTGATGTTTCTTCAAATACATGTTTTAATATACTCGAAATAAGCAATACTTCAGCACAAGGAGTAAAGTTTGATTCGAAGGTAACTGTAACAAATAAAATTATAAATTCAGGATCAACTCTTCAAAATTCAGCTAACATATTTTTAGCATCCGGAGCAGTAATTGATGGAAATGTGTGGAGTTATGATTTGTCGATAGAACAAACTTATACACTTCAGAATGATTTAACAGTCGAGGGAAGTTTATATGTAAATGGTGGAACGATAAACTTAAATGGATATAAGTTGACCGTAAAAGGTAATTTTATACATTATGGCGGTACAGTGTACATAAATAAGGGGCTGCTGACTATAGACGGAGACTATAGAATACAGAATGAAATCAAATCGACTGCTGGAACTGTCAGTTATTCTTACGGATATGGGATACTGAAGATGATAGCTTTAGAGGATAGAGTTGTTGTAGGCGGAAGCTTTGTGGACGATTCAGATAACAGTCATAGTGGATACCTCACAGCAGGAGTGTTGGAGGTAAAGGGTGATTTTATACAAAAGACAACATACAGCTACGCAGATAGTAATAACTTCTATGGAAGCGGAAATCATAAAACAGTATTGAGTGGTAGCAAACTTCAGACTGTAAGCTTTGAAGATGCTAATTCAAAATTCGGAATACTGGAGATAAAGAACTATTCTGAAGAAGGCGTGAAATTTACCAGTACACTAAATGCTGATCAGCTTATAGATAACGGATGCAGGATAGTATTTCCGAACTCTGAGTTGTCTGGGTGGAAGCTGACGAAAGATGAGGTGTACGATGGAAATTTACATCTTGGAGCAGGGGTGCTTGATTTAAATGGATATAGCTTAACAGTAAAAGGAAGCTTGATACAATCAGGAGGAACTGTAGACATAAACAAGGGTAAGCTTTATGTTGTAGGGGATTATAGGATACAGACAGAAAAGAAAGCTGAGGATGGAAGCCTTAGTTATAGTTGCAGCAATGGATATTTAAAAATGATAAATGAAGGAGATTATATAAATGTAGCCGGGGACTTCATTACACAATCTCAGTACAGTCACAGCGGATATTTAAAAGCCGGAGTTCTGGAGGTTTGTGGGGATTTCAATCAGCTAACTTATAGTTCCTACTACAACTTTAAGGCTGAAGGAACTCATAAGACGGTATTGTGCGGCACAGAGGCACAAAGTGTAAAGTTTGATAGTCCGGACGTTTCAAATTCTTGCTTTAATATGCTTGAAATAAAGAACAGTTCTAAAGATGGAGTGAAATTTGAGACAAAGGCAGTAATAGCAAGCCAACTTAATAAAACGGAATCGATTATTAAAGATAGTAAAAACATATCCTTAGCAAATAATGCAAAGATAGAAGGAAATGTGTGGAACTATAGCTTGTCAATTGCAGGAAATTTTACACTTCAAAAGGATATAACAATAAATGGAAACCTGTATGTGAACGCTGGAACGACAAACTTAATCGGATATAAGTTGAGCGTAAAAGGTAATCTTATACAAAGTAGCGGTACAGTGTACATAAATAAGGGTCTATTGACT encodes:
- a CDS encoding serine hydrolase, whose amino-acid sequence is MLRKVSSILIVCLMVFSVSVNAFASGMDDKGNRNTKNYVSDSRRLENNAKIDAERKLADLRCKKHISKDDLEIKRNLEEYLNACADYRNFHGSVLVKKDGRVILANGYGMADYENNIPNMPNTRFAIASMTKQFTAMAILQLYENGKLNLDDKLSKYITDFARGEEITIHQLLTHTSGITNYTMLPEFWTMDKKDLNLDSIISMIKDKPLDFNPGESWNYSNSGYVLLGYIVENITGNSLEKYMEKNIFKPLKMKDTGVCYKNDKKMIKTVAYDGFLDIVPIDDSFALNGLFGAGYLYSTVEDINRWDKALNSDKLVSKNTMDLIFTPHVEIAPDNYYGYGWVIVGDGADKEIYHDGSVPGFSSIISRFVDRDTSIIILSNNSTAGSGIYDIKNDLNSILLGQDVELPVEKKSITLDTEILDGLTGTYEVAPGINFTISREENHLYAQLTGQEKYEIFAKSETQFFYRIVDAEISFTRDENGQVIGLVLHQLGMEIPGQKITDSEAETVQPAA
- a CDS encoding ABC transporter substrate-binding protein; its protein translation is MRKLFRYMLLMLMASLLVSCNSVKFNDAENKQVDLQPRNSTEPINSIEPAKTPDANSSNSDKISVWGYYQDWLPYKDEFEKSHPGKTIEFQTIEGNAAEKYLSAIASGTAPDALLLFSDTMGQFNFIEGLENLLQAPYNANNDLHKFADHQLSWTMTFDDKKLLALPLYHSPSVLYYRTDILEQYGFPTDPEELGNFMEDPEKWFGMVKELKKNNKWVFQWSNDTINMVSSGQGFFDKDLNFVRNTDKYEIALDLTRRIKNEGLAISKTIWDAGGQEAIKNGEIVMVQFGCWGEYLLNQWAPETKGKWKVTRLPLGVYSTNGSPALAITSQSKNKELAWEFVKLVVQREREDYESKLNVQSDFLGGQYSNKLYEKLREKTPLVFATPMDAKLFGWWNERIEDFIESNEGDAKTALDNMEQIIKNDYEKDINSIKSSISKK
- a CDS encoding putative bifunctional diguanylate cyclase/phosphodiesterase, coding for MFNFSRIINKIFIKKLIMFILLTFLAFLGRIAGIHIIFEIDYMISSIFFLLILKVYGSKGALFAVAAVNGLEYAFFNHGVQPILSFMEVAFVCLIYDRKKKFLVVWDVLYWIFIGSMTILATQYSLTGLINNETYSLIFMCAANGIFNSVLVDILTSYIPFERLCGFENVSVKYHTIATYLIYIAITGILGPFIVYTVLDGRNYEKRIEINAYDSTKNTVNKIIEEISNWSYEDLRALNLKSIIQMGRIEDLIKISTASIPLNIQVIDKNEKVLVPGDLAEDEFYYNLTNGGKFRYISEGFFMWQPDLKSISGLLYDSDGALYMYESEFYNYKMVAILPIKNYRAEYFNTYLSHVRVISLFLILISILILAMNRIVLQYLGRLMNESTGLTEKLRSQEKIEWPDTNIFELKVLTSNFKVMSEDLTGMISDYRKMYGELEKRTYQLLQSEQKLQQLAYYDNLTGLPNRSNFTNHLKLIIEDKKQSESNNIEDTAVIMIDLDRFKQVNDTMGHAAGDLLLNSVAERMNKALSGLDSNNFFIARLGGDEFVTVLNGLNMSEIESVAISLIDSLKKPFWLEGKEVFIGGSLGISVYPYDGDGISDIIKNADIAMYSAKEHGGNKYCFYSQINSLGIPDKMRIENGMHRALKNNDFALYYQPKIDAKSGMLIGAEALIRWHDPENGLISPDRFISLAEKTGLIIPIGEWALREAARQMMEWKRAGYDKLRISVNCSPIQFKNNDLSLLLQNIINETGLDPECLELEITEGLNIENKELVIKELTSIRNMGLSISIDDFGMGYSSLSALKGLPITGLKLDKLFVSNIPFDKHNVAVIKSVLRLAKDINLKVTAEGVETIESVNCLRKMGCDELQGYFFSKPVPPAQFLVFLEERKKSISIDKGWF